A part of Myxococcus landrumus genomic DNA contains:
- the cglF gene encoding adventurous gliding motility protein CglF, with the protein MRKALMLFAVLAVAPAFAQDDAAKPAGGGGDGNVRYSKTTNIDFEDDTIEGDLTKPDGEYIEARDKVKHSNLIRVREDFEDKVMQSVGEL; encoded by the coding sequence ATGCGAAAGGCTCTGATGTTGTTCGCGGTGCTCGCGGTGGCTCCGGCGTTCGCGCAGGACGATGCCGCCAAGCCAGCAGGTGGGGGCGGGGATGGCAATGTGCGCTACTCCAAGACCACCAACATCGACTTCGAGGATGACACCATCGAAGGCGACCTCACCAAGCCGGACGGCGAGTACATCGAGGCGCGCGACAAGGTGAAGCACTCGAACCTCATCCGCGTCCGCGAGGACTTCGAGGACAAGGTCATGCAGTCGGTGGGCGAGCTGTAG
- the cglE gene encoding adventurous gliding motility protein CglE, with translation MKALAPIALCAVFVLPVAASAQQPPPTATGDRPAVTFDEIERGFYFALYGGPLFMTNPPAAEGTPRPFSSGPMAQVEMGYDLSERVSLGLFIMGSSIRTSAEYVGESGGKVSGDFSTLVPGAVLRARLVGLADSQEVKRTWFYLRAGAGYAMFSPKSLLPDSDILVFAGPGVEYYTRLRHFSVGVEVTGNYLVSGGSFGFAVAPNIRYAF, from the coding sequence ATGAAAGCCCTCGCTCCCATTGCCCTGTGTGCCGTGTTCGTCCTCCCCGTGGCCGCGAGCGCTCAGCAACCACCCCCCACGGCGACAGGTGACCGGCCGGCCGTCACGTTCGATGAAATCGAGCGGGGCTTCTACTTCGCGCTGTATGGCGGCCCGCTCTTCATGACGAACCCGCCCGCGGCCGAGGGCACGCCCCGGCCTTTCTCCTCCGGGCCCATGGCCCAGGTGGAGATGGGGTACGACCTGAGTGAGCGGGTGTCGCTGGGGCTCTTCATCATGGGTTCCAGCATCCGGACCAGCGCCGAGTACGTCGGCGAGTCCGGGGGCAAGGTGTCCGGCGACTTCTCCACCCTCGTCCCGGGCGCGGTCTTGCGCGCGCGCCTGGTGGGCCTGGCTGACAGCCAGGAAGTGAAGCGCACCTGGTTCTATCTCCGCGCCGGCGCGGGTTATGCGATGTTCTCCCCGAAGAGCCTCCTTCCGGATTCCGACATTCTTGTGTTTGCCGGGCCCGGAGTGGAGTACTACACACGGTTGCGCCACTTTTCCGTGGGGGTCGAGGTCACGGGGAACTACCTCGTGTCCGGTGGCTCGTTCGGGTTCGCGGTGGCGCCGAACATTCGCTACGCGTTCTAG
- a CDS encoding DEAD/DEAH box helicase, which produces MGPGQRVISELSVLEKALSKTDFGAEKGPLQAIVRSLRPMRLKSLEDLDLNTRGRLITTMLRVQRQPKPAAPEAAAAEASTAPVETPAEAAAPAEGAEAAAPAAEAAAPAEAAAPAVDPAKEKFDAWTDVMFLVGQVWRAAGDKDRSEAAFTASGRQPGPEVEEPAAPQARAEARPERRERGERPERGERRERGERPERGERRERGERPERRERPERAERPERGERRPTPELTGDWKEQAKQLEGMGRTRDAARLHERNGGFAEATRLFEAGGDLKSALRTGLAGGDNDAARRLVSTLPPDQLAPTLEKAGAYELLMEHYVGKGDFENVARLYERARQFDQAALAYERAGKLTLARKAYERSRDMASANRIRGLEVKSLVERGDRLGAATLLVAAGQRREAVEVLGTLPPPKAFHFMQRLKLDEEAKELAQRELARAEQEQKPAGRARWLELLGDVAASAEAWEAAGRKDKALPLHEKLGNLARAAQLAEELQQREKAMALYTQLNDSAGLERAKALPEAAAVAPAPAEPAGEEGDASPDASTAE; this is translated from the coding sequence GTGGGCCCTGGGCAGCGCGTCATCTCCGAGCTGAGTGTCCTCGAGAAGGCGTTGTCCAAGACGGACTTCGGGGCCGAGAAGGGCCCGCTGCAGGCGATTGTCCGCTCGCTGCGGCCCATGCGCCTGAAGTCGCTGGAGGACCTGGACCTCAACACGCGAGGCCGGCTCATCACCACGATGCTGCGCGTGCAGCGTCAGCCCAAGCCCGCGGCACCGGAGGCTGCGGCCGCCGAGGCGAGCACGGCTCCGGTGGAGACTCCGGCCGAGGCTGCGGCTCCCGCCGAGGGCGCGGAGGCTGCTGCTCCCGCCGCGGAGGCTGCTGCTCCGGCCGAGGCCGCCGCTCCCGCGGTGGACCCCGCGAAGGAGAAGTTCGACGCGTGGACGGACGTCATGTTCCTGGTGGGCCAGGTCTGGCGCGCCGCGGGCGACAAGGACCGCTCCGAGGCGGCCTTCACCGCCAGCGGCCGGCAGCCCGGTCCCGAGGTGGAGGAGCCCGCGGCTCCCCAGGCCCGGGCCGAGGCACGTCCGGAGCGCCGTGAGCGTGGCGAGCGTCCCGAGAGGGGCGAGCGCCGTGAGCGCGGTGAGCGTCCCGAGAGGGGCGAGCGCCGGGAGCGCGGTGAGCGTCCCGAGCGCCGGGAGCGTCCCGAGCGCGCTGAGCGTCCGGAGCGGGGCGAGCGTCGCCCCACGCCGGAGCTGACGGGCGATTGGAAGGAGCAGGCCAAGCAGCTCGAGGGCATGGGACGCACGCGTGACGCGGCCCGGCTCCACGAGCGCAACGGCGGCTTCGCCGAGGCCACCCGGTTGTTCGAGGCGGGTGGGGACCTCAAGAGCGCGCTGCGCACGGGGCTCGCGGGTGGCGACAATGACGCCGCGCGCCGCTTGGTGAGCACGCTGCCTCCGGATCAACTGGCCCCCACGCTGGAGAAGGCCGGCGCCTACGAGCTCCTCATGGAGCACTACGTGGGCAAGGGTGACTTCGAGAACGTGGCGCGCCTGTATGAGCGCGCCCGCCAGTTCGACCAGGCGGCGCTCGCGTACGAGCGTGCGGGGAAGCTGACCCTGGCGCGCAAGGCGTACGAGCGCTCGCGCGACATGGCCAGCGCCAACCGCATCCGCGGGCTCGAGGTGAAGAGCCTGGTGGAGCGCGGGGACCGTCTGGGTGCGGCCACGCTGCTCGTGGCGGCGGGACAGCGTCGCGAGGCGGTGGAGGTGCTGGGCACCTTGCCTCCTCCCAAGGCGTTCCACTTCATGCAGCGCCTGAAGCTGGATGAGGAGGCGAAGGAGCTGGCTCAGCGCGAGCTGGCTCGGGCCGAGCAGGAGCAGAAGCCGGCGGGCCGTGCCCGGTGGCTGGAGCTCCTGGGCGACGTCGCCGCGTCCGCCGAGGCGTGGGAGGCCGCGGGGCGCAAGGACAAGGCCCTGCCGCTGCACGAGAAGCTTGGCAACCTGGCTCGCGCCGCTCAGCTCGCGGAGGAGCTGCAGCAGCGGGAGAAGGCGATGGCCCTCTACACCCAGCTGAACGACAGCGCGGGTCTGGAGCGTGCGAAGGCACTGCCGGAGGCGGCTGCGGTGGCCCCGGCTCCCGCCGAGCCGGCGGGTGAGGAAGGCGACGCTTCCCCGGATGCTTCGACGGCCGAGTAG
- the gltG gene encoding adventurous gliding motility protein GltG translates to MAVPLTLKVFKGDTLVASKDYERDIIKIGRLSSAHLCLEDEKVSRIHSVIEVATDGSMSIIDMGSVEGTYVNNKRVNKGQLAFGDEIRVGGTTIRLENPAAVAAVNLAAAASTDETTEKNPVVSAAAPASGLAQAAAVAAPAAVGALDASVAATQKNAVVAPEPTPVAPEAPAAQVAEAAAPRPRTARRSKSSGPQGVALRFSWGDQRVGEFFVAPGSKRAVAVGSAAGVDFVMGDDKLGAPRFEVLRTDGQAFVVRFMGKMKGGLIRKGETLDLKAVLEAGKASHEGDAYSLTLEAEDFFWVDLGGVTLEASFQAVPKRVVAPLGESLDYTALNIFLLVFFAATAFVITAMNRTGEGDEYSDELSSNTARIAKLIIKPPEVQKNKFLERLNQQKEAKKSGEMAAKSRGDEGQMGKKDAPKTNNRTAPKGDPNKKDEARALTAKIFGGGKGGISTVFGSKGLGGDLKSAMGNMFGAKAGDSGGFGGLGLRGGGGGGGGTGDTVGIGGIGTKGRGGGTGTYGTGVGVLGGKSSVDVNIASSEVEVMGSLDKELIRKVIQANRGQIRYCYESLLNRFPKLGGKVAVKFVITATGSVASSSVAQSTAGNAELETCVAGRVRTWKFPEPKGGGVVVVTYPFIFKQSGE, encoded by the coding sequence ATGGCCGTTCCCCTGACACTCAAGGTCTTCAAGGGCGACACGCTGGTCGCTTCCAAGGACTACGAGCGCGACATCATCAAGATTGGCCGTCTGTCCTCGGCGCACCTGTGCCTGGAGGACGAGAAGGTCAGCCGCATCCACTCCGTCATCGAGGTCGCCACCGACGGCTCCATGTCCATCATCGACATGGGCAGCGTCGAGGGGACGTACGTCAACAACAAGCGGGTCAACAAAGGCCAGCTCGCGTTTGGCGACGAGATTCGGGTGGGTGGCACCACCATCCGCCTGGAGAACCCCGCCGCCGTGGCCGCCGTGAATCTGGCGGCCGCCGCGAGCACGGACGAGACCACGGAGAAGAATCCGGTGGTGAGCGCCGCCGCGCCCGCTTCCGGCCTGGCCCAGGCAGCCGCCGTGGCCGCTCCCGCCGCTGTGGGCGCGCTGGATGCGTCCGTGGCCGCCACGCAGAAGAACGCGGTGGTCGCCCCGGAGCCCACGCCCGTGGCCCCCGAGGCTCCGGCCGCGCAGGTCGCCGAGGCCGCCGCCCCTCGCCCGCGCACGGCGCGCCGCTCCAAGTCGAGTGGCCCGCAGGGTGTGGCGCTGCGCTTCTCATGGGGTGACCAGCGGGTGGGTGAGTTCTTCGTGGCCCCGGGCTCCAAGCGCGCGGTCGCGGTGGGAAGCGCCGCCGGCGTCGACTTCGTCATGGGGGACGACAAGCTGGGTGCCCCCCGCTTCGAGGTGCTGCGCACCGACGGCCAGGCCTTCGTCGTGCGCTTCATGGGGAAGATGAAGGGCGGGCTCATCCGCAAGGGCGAGACGCTGGACCTCAAGGCCGTCCTCGAGGCGGGCAAGGCCTCGCACGAGGGCGACGCGTACTCGCTCACGCTGGAGGCCGAGGACTTCTTCTGGGTGGACCTGGGCGGCGTGACGCTCGAGGCCTCGTTCCAGGCCGTCCCCAAGCGCGTCGTGGCGCCGCTGGGTGAATCGCTCGACTACACCGCGCTCAACATCTTCCTGTTGGTGTTCTTCGCGGCCACCGCGTTCGTCATCACCGCGATGAACCGCACGGGTGAGGGCGACGAGTACTCGGACGAGCTGTCGTCCAACACGGCACGCATCGCCAAGCTCATCATCAAGCCGCCCGAGGTGCAGAAGAACAAGTTCCTCGAGCGCCTCAATCAGCAGAAGGAGGCGAAGAAGAGCGGGGAGATGGCGGCCAAGAGCCGCGGTGACGAAGGTCAGATGGGCAAGAAGGATGCGCCCAAGACCAACAACCGCACCGCGCCCAAGGGCGACCCGAACAAGAAGGACGAAGCCCGCGCGCTGACGGCCAAGATTTTCGGCGGCGGCAAGGGCGGCATCTCCACCGTCTTCGGCAGCAAGGGCCTGGGCGGCGACCTCAAGAGCGCCATGGGCAACATGTTCGGCGCCAAGGCGGGTGACTCGGGCGGCTTCGGCGGCCTGGGCCTGCGTGGCGGTGGCGGCGGCGGCGGCGGTACGGGTGACACCGTGGGCATCGGCGGCATCGGCACCAAGGGCCGTGGGGGTGGCACTGGCACCTACGGCACGGGTGTGGGTGTGCTGGGTGGCAAGTCGTCGGTCGACGTGAACATCGCCTCGTCCGAGGTGGAGGTCATGGGCTCGCTGGACAAGGAGCTCATCCGCAAGGTCATCCAGGCGAACCGCGGACAGATTCGTTACTGCTACGAGAGCCTGCTCAACCGCTTCCCGAAGCTGGGAGGCAAGGTGGCGGTGAAGTTCGTGATTACCGCCACGGGCTCGGTGGCGTCGTCCTCGGTGGCCCAGAGCACCGCGGGCAACGCGGAACTGGAGACGTGTGTGGCGGGCCGTGTGCGCACGTGGAAGTTCCCCGAGCCCAAGGGTGGTGGCGTGGTGGTCGTCACCTATCCGTTCATCTTCAAGCAGTCCGGCGAGTAG
- the gltE gene encoding adventurous gliding motility TPR repeat lipoprotein GltE yields MNWTTRTMRLFPLLVATSLVAAGCTSSTAAGPAATAKSPTARTVKEAPAAPISNTAKAKFEDAVKSFDTQKKAKAFDYPALERKFKSALESDANLAEAEYNLGVIAERQGNLTEAKARYKAALTKKPSLRQASENLAVIEQNAGNVAGSVALYQEVLQRYPDDAQSRARLAEIYRQQNDHDKAMELSRGALMRDPASTTALKVMIRSYLDRKQLSMAKLVAMRGVKLDGSDPELHHLVGVIQLREGDSDSARVSFKKALEARDDYVPSHVALAQLSLDAEDYPGAEEHLRRILQADGKNAVAHLNLGLAYKGQGQYDKAMQEYDEAEKLDAELAAVSLNRAIILHKVKDAPERAVELYKKYIAMAGGDVALSAESPVFGLLREAEAIVGAKREASMAEQQAKKMEELQKQQQAQMQAAEKKQAPAPAPNGGAVAPAGGTGTTAQATPAGGSTPPQAPPPEPAPAPREKKSAGTADPSEPGEPEDDLL; encoded by the coding sequence ATGAACTGGACGACCCGTACCATGCGCTTGTTCCCCCTCCTGGTGGCCACGTCGCTCGTGGCCGCTGGTTGCACGTCGTCCACGGCCGCAGGCCCGGCGGCGACGGCCAAGAGCCCCACCGCGCGGACCGTCAAGGAGGCCCCCGCGGCGCCCATCTCCAACACGGCCAAGGCGAAGTTCGAGGACGCGGTGAAGTCCTTCGACACGCAGAAGAAGGCCAAGGCGTTCGACTACCCGGCGCTGGAGCGCAAGTTCAAGTCGGCGCTGGAGTCGGACGCGAACCTCGCGGAGGCCGAGTACAACCTGGGCGTCATCGCCGAGCGCCAGGGCAACCTCACCGAGGCCAAGGCACGCTACAAGGCCGCGCTCACGAAGAAGCCCTCGCTGCGCCAGGCGTCGGAGAACCTGGCCGTCATCGAGCAGAACGCCGGCAATGTCGCCGGCTCGGTGGCCCTCTATCAGGAGGTCCTCCAGCGCTACCCGGATGATGCGCAGTCGCGCGCGCGGCTGGCGGAGATCTACCGGCAGCAGAACGACCACGACAAGGCGATGGAGCTGTCCCGGGGCGCGCTGATGCGAGACCCCGCGTCCACCACCGCGCTGAAGGTGATGATCCGCAGCTACCTGGACCGCAAGCAGCTCTCGATGGCGAAGCTGGTGGCCATGCGCGGCGTCAAGCTGGATGGCTCGGATCCGGAGCTCCACCACCTGGTGGGCGTCATCCAGCTCCGTGAGGGGGATTCCGACAGTGCCCGCGTGTCCTTCAAGAAGGCGCTGGAGGCGCGCGACGACTACGTCCCGTCCCATGTCGCGCTGGCCCAGCTCTCGCTGGACGCGGAGGACTACCCTGGCGCCGAGGAGCACCTGCGCCGCATCCTGCAGGCGGATGGCAAGAACGCCGTCGCGCACCTCAACCTGGGCCTCGCGTACAAGGGCCAGGGGCAGTACGACAAGGCCATGCAGGAGTATGACGAGGCGGAGAAGCTGGACGCGGAGCTCGCGGCCGTGAGCCTCAACCGCGCCATCATCCTCCACAAGGTGAAGGACGCTCCGGAGCGCGCCGTCGAGCTGTACAAGAAGTACATCGCCATGGCGGGCGGAGACGTGGCCCTGTCGGCGGAGTCGCCTGTCTTCGGATTGCTGCGCGAGGCGGAGGCCATCGTCGGCGCCAAGCGCGAGGCCTCCATGGCCGAGCAGCAGGCGAAGAAGATGGAGGAGCTCCAGAAGCAGCAGCAGGCCCAGATGCAGGCCGCGGAGAAGAAGCAGGCCCCGGCCCCGGCGCCCAACGGCGGCGCGGTGGCTCCCGCGGGTGGCACCGGCACGACTGCCCAGGCCACTCCCGCGGGCGGCTCCACGCCTCCCCAGGCTCCTCCTCCGGAGCCCGCACCCGCGCCTCGAGAGAAGAAGAGTGCAGGCACGGCGGATCCTTCCGAGCCGGGTGAGCCTGAAGACGACCTGCTGTGA